The Oryctolagus cuniculus chromosome 5, mOryCun1.1, whole genome shotgun sequence genome includes a region encoding these proteins:
- the VARS1 gene encoding valine--tRNA ligase, which yields MSILYVSPHPDAFPSLRALIAARYGEAGEGPGWGGAHPRICLQPPPTSRTPFPPPRLPALEQGPGGLWVWGATAVSQLLWPAGLGGSGGSQAAVLVQQWVSYADTELIPAACGATLPALGLRSPAQDPQAALGALGRALSPLEEWLRLHTYLAGEAPTLADLAAVTALLLPFRYVLDPSARQVWGNVTRWFLTCVQQPEFRAVLGEVVLYSGARPFSQQPGPEVAAPPKTAAQLKKEAKKREKLEKFQQKQKMQQQQPPPGEKKPKPEKKEKRDPGVITYDLPTPPGEKKDVSGTMPDSYSPQYVEAAWYPWWEQQGFFKPEYGRPSVSTPNPRGVFMMCIPPPNVTGSLHLGHALTNAIQDSLTRWHRMLGETTLWNPGCDHAGIATQVVVEKKLWRERGLSRHQLGREAFLQEVWKWKEEKGDRIYHQLKKLGSSLDWDRACFTMDPKLCEAVTEAFVRLHEEGVIYRSTRLVNWSCTLNSAISDIEVDKKELTGRTLLPVPGYKEKVEFGVLVSFAYKVQGSDSDEEVVVATTRIETMLGDVAVAVHPEDSRYQHLKGKSVRHPFLSRSLPIVFDDFVDMAFGTGAVKITPAHDQNDYEVGQRHGLEAISIMDSRGALVNVPPPFLGLPRFEARKAVLAALKEQGLFRGVQDNPMVVPLCNRSKDVVEPLLRPQWYVRCGEMAQAASAAVTRGDLRILPEAHQRTWHAWMDNIRDWCISRQLWWGHRIPAYFVTVNDPAVPPGEDPDGRYWVSGRSEAEAREKAAKEFGVTPDKISLQQDEDVLDTWFSSGLFPFSILGWPNQSEDLSVFYPGTLLETGHDILFFWVARMVMLGLKLTGRLPFREVYLHAIVRDAHGRKMSKSLGNVIDPLDVIHGVSLQGLHEQLLNSNLDPSEVEKAKEGQKADFPAGIPECGTDALRFGLCAYTSQGRDINLDVNRILGYRHFCNKLWNATKFALRGLGKDFVPSPTSQPGGHESLVDRWILSRLAEAVKLSNHGFQTYDFPAVTTSQYSFWLYELCDVYLECLKPVLNGEDQAAAECARQTLYTCLDVGLRLLSPFMPFVTEELFQRLPRRAPQAPPSLCVTPYPEPSECSWKDPEAEAALELALSITRAVRSLRADYNLTRIKPDCFLEVADEATGALASAVAGYVQALASAGVVAVLAPGAPAPQGCAVALASDRCSIHLQLQGLVDPARELGKLQAKRGEAQRQAQRLQERRATPGYSVKVPLEVQEADEAKLQQTEAELRKVDEAITLFQKML from the exons ATGTCCATCCTTTACGTCTCCCCTCACCCCGATGCCTTCCCCAGCCTCCGGGCCCTCATAGCTGCTCGCTATGGGGAGGCTGGAGAGGGACCAGGATGGGGAGGAGCCCACCCCCGAATCTGTCTCCAGCCGCCCCCAACCAGTAGGACGCCCTttcccccaccccgcctgccggccctggagcaggggcccggtgggctgtgggtgtggggggccacggctgtgtctcagctgctgtggccagcgggcCTCGGGGGCTCTGGGGGCAGCCAGGCGGCTGTCCTCGTCCAACAGTGGGTCAGCTACGCCGACACGGAGCTAATACCGGCTGCCTGTGGGGCTACGCTGCCGGCCCTGGGACTGCGAAGCCCAGCTCAGGACCCCCAG gctgccctgggagccctgggcagggcctTGAGCCCCTTGGAGGAGTGGCTCCGTCTGCACACCTACCTGGCTGGGGAGGCCCCCACGCTGGCTGACCTGGCAGCTGtcacagccctgctgctgccgTTCCGATAT GTCCTGGACCCCTCGGCCCGCCAGGTCTGGGGTAACGTGACCCGCTGGTTCCTCACGTGCGTCCAGCAGCCGGAATTCCGCGCCGTGTTGGGAGAAGTGGTTCTGTACTCGGGGGCCAGGCCCTTCTCTCAGCAGCCAG GCCCTGAGGTGGCTGCACCCCCAAAGACAGCTGCTCAGCTcaagaaagaggcaaagaagcGGGAGAAGCTAGAAAAATTCCAACAGAAGCAGAaaatgcagcagcagcagcccccccCAGGGGAG aaGAAACCAAAACCAGAGAAGAAGGAGAAACGGGATCCTGGGGTCATCACCTATGACCTCCCAACCCCACCCGGAGAGAAGAAAG ACGTCAGTGGCACCATGCCTGACTCATACAGCCCGCAGTACGTGGAGGCCGCCTGGTACCCTTGGTGGGAGCAACAGGGCTTCTTTAAGCCGGAGTATGGG CGTCCCAGCGTGTCCACGCCCAACCCCCGAGGGGTCTTCATGATGTGCATCCCACCCCCCAACGTGAcgggctccctgcacctgggccaCGCGCTCACCAACGCCATCCAGGACTCCCTGACTCGATG GCACCGCATGCTTGGGGAGACCACGCTGTGGAACCCTGGCTGTGACCACGCGGGCATTGCCACACAGGTGGTGGTGGAGAAGAAGCTGTGGCGAGAGCGGGGCCTGAGCCGGCACCAGCTGGGCCGCGAGGCCTTTCTGCAGGAGGTCTGGAAGTGGAAGGAGGA GAAAGGTGACCGCATTTACCACCAGCTGAAGAAGCTTGGCAGCTCCTTGGACTGGGACCGAGCCTGCTTCACCATGGACCCT aaaCTCTGCGAAGCTGTGACGGAGGCTTTTGTTCGGCTTCACGAGGAAGGCGTCATCTACCGCAGCACCCGGCTCGTCAACTGGTCCTGCACCCTCAACTCGGCCATCTCCGACATCGAG GTGGACAAGAAGGAGCTGACGGGCCGCACCCTGCTCCCCGTGCCTGGCTACAAGGAGAAGGTGGAGTTCGGGGTCCTCGTGTCCTTTGCCTACAAGGTCCAAGGCTCAG ACAGTGAcgaggaggtggtggtggcaaCGACTCGGATCGAGACGATGCTGGGCgatgtggctgtggctgtgcacCCAGAAGATTCCAGATaccag CACCTGAAGGGGAAGAGCGTGAGGCACCCGTTCCTGTCGCGGAGCCTGCCCATCGTCTTCGATGACTTCGTGGACATGGCATTTGGCACAG GTGCAGTGAAGATAACCCCTGCCCACGACCAGAATGACTACGAGGTGGGGCAGCGGCACGGGCTGGAGGCCATCAGCATCATGGACTCCCGAGGGGCCCTGGTCAACGTGCCCCCACCTTTCCTG ggcctgcccaggTTTGAGGCCAGGAAGGCGGTGCTGGCTGCGCTGAAGGAGCAGGGACTGTTCCGTGGCGTCCAGGACAACCCCATGGTGGTGCCGCTTTGCAA CCGCTCCAAGGACGTGGTGGAGCCTCTACTGCGGCCACAGTGGTACGTGCGCTGCGGGGAGATGGCCCAGGCCGCCAGCGCTGCCGTGACCCGGGGTGACCTCCGCATCCTGCCCGAGGCCCATCAGCGGACTTGGCACGCCTGGATGGACAACATCCG GGACTGGTGCATTTCCCGGCAGCTGTGGTGGGGCCACCGCATCCCGGCCTACTTCGTCACCGTCAATGACCCTGCGGTGCCCCCTGGGGAG GACCCCGACGGGCGGTACTGGGTGAGTGGACGCAGCGAGGCAGAGGCCCGCGAGAAGGCGGCCAAGGAGTTTGGTGTGACACCTGACAAGATCAGTCTGCAGCAAG ATGAGGATGTATTGGACACCTGGTTCTCCTCTGGCCTCTTTCCCTTTTCCATCTTGGGCTGGCCCAACCAG TCAGAAGACCTGAGTGTGTTCTACCCGGGGACACTACTGGAAACAGGCCACGACATCCTCTTCTTCTGGGTGGCCCGGATGGTCATGCTCGGCCTGAAGCTCACCGGCAGGCTGCCCTTCAGAGAG GTCTACCTCCACGCCATCGTGCGAGACGCCCATGGCCGGAAGATGAGCAAGTCTCTAGGCAACGTCATCGACCCCCTGGATGTCATCCACGGAGTCTccctgcag GGCCTCCATGAGCAGCTGCTGAACAGCAACCTGGATCCCAGCGAGGTGGAGAAGGCTAAGGAAGGGCAG AAGGCGGACTTCCCGGCGGGGATTCCTGAGTGTGGCACCGACGCCCTCCGGTTTGGACTGTGCGCCTACACATCCCAAG GCCGTGACATCAACCTGGACGTGAACCGGATTTTGGGTTACCGCCATTTCTGCAACAAACTTTGGAATGCCACCAAGTTCGCCCTCCGTGGCCTGGGGAAGGATTTCGTGCCCTCGCCTACCTCCCAG CCCGGGGGCCACGAGAGCCTGGTGGATCGCTGGATCCTCAGCCGGCTGGCGGAAGCCGTGAAACTCAGCAACCATGGTTTCCAGACCTATGACTTCCCAGCTGTCACCACCTCCCAATATAGCTTCTGGCTCTATGAGCTCTGTGATGTCTACCTG GAGTGCCTGAAGCCCGTCCTGAACGGCGAGGACCAGGCGGCGGCCGAGTGTGCGCGCCAGACCCTCTACACCTGCCTGGACGTTGGCCTGCGGCTGCTGTCACCCTTCATGCCCTTTGTGACCGAGGAGCTGTTCCAGAGGCTGCCCCGACGGGCACCACAGGCCCCCCCCAGCCTCTGCGTCACCCCGTACCCCGAGCCCTCCGAG TGCTCCTGGAAGGACCCTGAGGCAGAAGCCGCCCTCGAACTGGCGCTCAGCATCACGCGAGCTGTGCGGTCCCTGCGTGCCGACTACAACCTCACCCGCATCAAGCCCGACT GTTTCCTGGAAGTGGCCGACGAGGCCACGGGCGCCCTGGCGTCGGCAGTGGCGGGCTACGTGCAGGCACTGGCCAGCGCGGGTGTGGTGGCAGTCCTGGCGCCGGGAGCTCCCGCACCACAGGGCTGTGCCGTGGCCCTGGCCTCTGACCGCTGCTCCATCcacctgcagctgcaggggctggtGGACCCGGCCCGGGAGCTGGGCAAGCTGCAGGCCAAGCGAGGCGAGGCCCAGCGTCAGGCCCAGCGGCTGCAGGAGCGCCGGGCCACCCCAGGCTACTCTGTCAAGGTGCCCCTCGAAGTCCAGGAGGCAGATGAAGCCAAG CtccagcagacagaagcagagCTCAGGAAGGTGGACGAGGCCATCACCCTGTTTCAGAAGATGCTGTGA
- the VWA7 gene encoding von Willebrand factor A domain-containing protein 7 isoform X2: MLLTPSLLPSSPHSPPHCGRGRPALAPLLPVALGRHEQRGWGSPSCLVAGRASPCTEARLIITLTSVPCDARLGPALPRTPNNQIHVSAMLPGKAPLPCLGPSGLLLLQLLLSPTSAFFPNIWSLLAAPGSFTHQDLTEEAALNVTLQLFLEQPPPGRPPIRLEDFLGRTLLADDLFAAYFGPGAPSRRFRAALGEVSRANAAQDFLPTSRNDPDLHFDAERLGQGRTRLVGALRETLAAARALDYTLARQRLGAALHALQDFYSHSNWVELGEQQPHPHLLWPRRELQSLAQEGDPTCSDCEELSCPGNLLAVTHLTSGYFGTYPPKPPGKCSHGGHFDQSSSQPPRGGINKDSTSPGFSPHHTLHAQAAQLALLASIQAFSLLRSRLGDSGFSRLLDITPASGLSFVLDTTGSMGEEINAAKIQARHIAEQRRGSPMEPAHYILVPFHDPGFGPVFTTSDPDSFWQQLNEIHALGGGDEPEMCLSALELALLHTPPLSDIFVFTDASPKDAFLTNRVESLTRERRCRVTFLVTEDPARVQGRARREVLSPLRFEPYEAVALASGGEVIFTKDQHIRDVAAIVEESTAALVTLPLEPPAVVPGRPLVFSVDGLLQKVTVRIHGEVSSFRIRNPEGIFQSQEEGTGPLGHTRRFGQFWIVTVNDPPRTGAWEIQVTAEGTPRVRVQAQTSLDFLFHFGIPVEDGPHPGLYPLTQPVAGLQTQLLVEVTGLGSNSNAGGARPHFSHALLRGVPEGTELGSVRLEPVGPPQRGLLAAALPPTLASAAGAFSLELVGQDGGGQGLRRAAPQPCTVAPVLLELSGPPDLLAPGSRAPLSLRVASFSGPQDLDLRTSVYPSFALASNLSRAHLGVNESAWGRLWLQIPDSAPLDSVVTVTVAAVRRDGGPGSPTHAFLRLLVQARAPQDSFNKHVFSRGP, encoded by the exons ATGctgctcactccctccctcctccccagctcgCCTCACTCACCTCCGCACTGCGGCCGCGGGAGACCCGCCCTGGCACCGCTGTtgcctgtggccctgggcaggcatgagcagaggggctggggctcccCGTCCTGCCTTGTTGCCGGCAGGGCCTCCCCCTGCACTGAAGCCCGGTTAATTATAACTCTGACCTCAGTGCCCTGTGACGCCAGGCTGGGGCCGGCCCTGCCCAGGACACCCAACAACCAG ATCCATGTCTCAGCCATGCTCCCCGGAAAggcgcccctgccctgcctgggcccctcggggctgctgctgctgcagctgctgctgtcccCCACGTCTGCCTTCTTCCCCAACATCTGGAGCCTCCTGGCCGCGCCCGGCTCATTCACCCACCAGGACCTGACCGAGGAGGCTGCGCTCAACGTCACCCTCCAGCTCTTCCTGGAGCAGCCGCCCCCGGGCAGGCCTCCCATTCGTCTTGAGGATTTCCTG GGCCGAACCCTCCTCGCCGATGACCTTTTTGCTGCCTACTTTGGACCTGGGGCTCCTTCCCGGCGGTTCCGAGCAGCCCTAGGCGAGGTGTCTCGTGCCAACGCAGCCCAGGACTTCCTGCCAACTTCCAGGAACGACCCTGACTTGCACTTTGATGccgagaggctgggccagggacgTACTCGCCTCGTGGGAGCTCTGCGGGAGACCCTGGCGGCAGCCAGAGCCCTGGACTACACCCTGGCCCGCCAGCGCCTTGGAGCTGCGCTCCATGCCCTGCAG GATTTCTACAGTCACAGCAACTGGGTGGAACTGGGGGAGCAGCagccacaccctcacctcctctggcCGCGGCGGGAGCTGCAGAGCCTGGCCCAAG AGGGTGATCCTACCTGCTCTGACTGCGAGGAGCTGAGCTGTCCTGGGAACTTGCTGGCCGTCACACACCTCACCTCGGGCTACTTTGGAACTTATCCCCCCAAACCTCCAG GCAAGTGTAGCCATGGAGGCCACTTCGACCAGAGCAGCTCGCAGCCCCCCCGGGGAGGCATCAACAAGGACAGCACATCGCCGGGCTTCTCCCCGCACCACACGCTGCACGCGCAGGCGGCACAGCTGGCCCTTCTCGCCTCCATCCAGGCCTTCAGCCTCCTGCGTAGCCGCCTGGGAGACAGCGGTTTCTCCAG GCTGCTGGACATCACCCCAGCCTCTGGCCTGAGCTTTGTGCTGGACACCACTGGCAGCATGGGTGAAGAGATCAACGCCGCCAAGATCCAGGCTCGCCACATCGCCGAGCAGCGGCGGGGGAGCCCCATGGAGCCGGCACACTACATACTAGTGCCTTTCCATGACCCGG GGTTCGGTCCAGTCTTTACAACCAGTGATCCTGACAGTTTCTGGCAACAGCTCAATGAGATCCACGCTTTAGGGGGTGGAGACGAGCCCGAGATGTGCCTGTCCGCGCTGGAG cTGGCCTTGCTGCACACGCCTCCACTCTCAGACATCTTCGTCTTCACGGACGCCTCCCCCAAGGACGCCTTTCTCACCAACCGGGTGGAATCGCTGACCCGGGAGCGGCGCTGCAGG GTGACGTTCCTGGTGACCGAAGACCCggcgcgggtgcagggccgagcTCGCCGTGAGGTCCTGTCCCCTCTGCGCTTTGAGCCCTATGAAGCAGTGGCCCTGGCTTCAGGCGGAGAGGTGATCTTCACCAAGGACCAGCACATTCGGGACGTGGCGGCCATTGTTGAGGAGAGCACTGCGGCGCTG GTGACTCTTCCACTGGAACCGCCTGCTGTGGTGCCTGGGAGGCCACTTGTGTTCAGTGTAGATGGGCTGCTCCAGAAAGTCACGGTCAGGATCCACGGGGAAGTCAGCAGCTTCCGGATCAGGAACCCTGAAG GGATCTTCCAGAGCCAGGAGGAAGGCACCGGCCCTCTAGGCCACACACGCCGTTTTGGCCAGTTCTGGATAGTGACCGTGAATGACCCCCCACGGACAGGGGCCTGGGAGATCCAGGTCACGGCTGAGGGCACACCCCGGGTGCGAGTGCAAG cccagactTCCCTGGACTTCCTCTTCCACTTTGGGATCCCCGTGGAGGACGGGCCCCATCCTGGCCTCTACCCGCTTACCCAGCCGGTGGCAG GTCTGCAGACTCAGCTGCTGGTAGAAGTGACGGGGCTGGGCTCCAACAGCAATGCTGGGGGCGCTCGGCCACATTTCTCCCATGCGCTCCTTCGAGGGGTCCCCGAGGGCACCGAGCTGGGCAGCGTGCGCTTGGAGCCCGTGGGACCCCCACAGCGAGGGCTCCTGGCCGCCGCACTGCCGCCCACGCTGGCATCCGCCGCCGGAGCCTTCTCTCTCGAGCTGGTCGGCCAGGACGGAGGGGGCCAGGGCCTGCGCAGGGCTGCCCCCCAGCCTTGTACTGTGGCGCCGGTCCTTTTGGAG CTCAGTGGGCCCCCGGATCTCTTGGCTCCGGGTAGCAGAGCACCGCTCAGCCTCCGCGTCGCCAGCTTCTCGGGCCCTCAGGATCTGGATCTCAGGACGTCTGTCTACCCCAGCTTCGCCCTCGCCTCCAATCTCTCCAG GGCTCATCTGGGAGTGAACGAGTCTGCCTGGGGACGCCTGTGGCTGCAGATCCCAGACTCAGCACCCCTAGACTCTGTGGTGACCGTAACTGTGGCTGCAGTGAGAAGAGATGGCGGCCCAGGGTCCCCGACCCACGCCTTCCTTAGGCTCCTGGTGCAGGCCAGGGCCCCGCAG GACAGTTTCAATAAACACGTCTTCTCCCGAGGGCCTTGA
- the VWA7 gene encoding von Willebrand factor A domain-containing protein 7 isoform X1, whose product MLLTPSLLPSSPHSPPHCGRGRPALAPLLPVALGRHEQRGWGSPSCLVAGRASPCTEARLIITLTSVPCDARLGPALPRTPNNQIHVSAMLPGKAPLPCLGPSGLLLLQLLLSPTSAFFPNIWSLLAAPGSFTHQDLTEEAALNVTLQLFLEQPPPGRPPIRLEDFLGRTLLADDLFAAYFGPGAPSRRFRAALGEVSRANAAQDFLPTSRNDPDLHFDAERLGQGRTRLVGALRETLAAARALDYTLARQRLGAALHALQDFYSHSNWVELGEQQPHPHLLWPRRELQSLAQEGDPTCSDCEELSCPGNLLAVTHLTSGYFGTYPPKPPGKCSHGGHFDQSSSQPPRGGINKDSTSPGFSPHHTLHAQAAQLALLASIQAFSLLRSRLGDSGFSRLLDITPASGLSFVLDTTGSMGEEINAAKIQARHIAEQRRGSPMEPAHYILVPFHDPGFGPVFTTSDPDSFWQQLNEIHALGGGDEPEMCLSALELALLHTPPLSDIFVFTDASPKDAFLTNRVESLTRERRCRVTFLVTEDPARVQGRARREVLSPLRFEPYEAVALASGGEVIFTKDQHIRDVAAIVEESTAALVTLPLEPPAVVPGRPLVFSVDGLLQKVTVRIHGEVSSFRIRNPEGIFQSQEEGTGPLGHTRRFGQFWIVTVNDPPRTGAWEIQVTAEGTPRVRVQAQTSLDFLFHFGIPVEDGPHPGLYPLTQPVAGLQTQLLVEVTGLGSNSNAGGARPHFSHALLRGVPEGTELGSVRLEPVGPPQRGLLAAALPPTLASAAGAFSLELVGQDGGGQGLRRAAPQPCTVAPVLLELSGPPDLLAPGSRAPLSLRVASFSGPQDLDLRTSVYPSFALASNLSRAHLGVNESAWGRLWLQIPDSAPLDSVVTVTVAAVRRDGGPGSPTHAFLRLLVQARAPQDQLAASAHSADAVRPTAAPSFHPSPWGAQGSTGGGMADNPWWGTIGGVLLLLGVVSW is encoded by the exons ATGctgctcactccctccctcctccccagctcgCCTCACTCACCTCCGCACTGCGGCCGCGGGAGACCCGCCCTGGCACCGCTGTtgcctgtggccctgggcaggcatgagcagaggggctggggctcccCGTCCTGCCTTGTTGCCGGCAGGGCCTCCCCCTGCACTGAAGCCCGGTTAATTATAACTCTGACCTCAGTGCCCTGTGACGCCAGGCTGGGGCCGGCCCTGCCCAGGACACCCAACAACCAG ATCCATGTCTCAGCCATGCTCCCCGGAAAggcgcccctgccctgcctgggcccctcggggctgctgctgctgcagctgctgctgtcccCCACGTCTGCCTTCTTCCCCAACATCTGGAGCCTCCTGGCCGCGCCCGGCTCATTCACCCACCAGGACCTGACCGAGGAGGCTGCGCTCAACGTCACCCTCCAGCTCTTCCTGGAGCAGCCGCCCCCGGGCAGGCCTCCCATTCGTCTTGAGGATTTCCTG GGCCGAACCCTCCTCGCCGATGACCTTTTTGCTGCCTACTTTGGACCTGGGGCTCCTTCCCGGCGGTTCCGAGCAGCCCTAGGCGAGGTGTCTCGTGCCAACGCAGCCCAGGACTTCCTGCCAACTTCCAGGAACGACCCTGACTTGCACTTTGATGccgagaggctgggccagggacgTACTCGCCTCGTGGGAGCTCTGCGGGAGACCCTGGCGGCAGCCAGAGCCCTGGACTACACCCTGGCCCGCCAGCGCCTTGGAGCTGCGCTCCATGCCCTGCAG GATTTCTACAGTCACAGCAACTGGGTGGAACTGGGGGAGCAGCagccacaccctcacctcctctggcCGCGGCGGGAGCTGCAGAGCCTGGCCCAAG AGGGTGATCCTACCTGCTCTGACTGCGAGGAGCTGAGCTGTCCTGGGAACTTGCTGGCCGTCACACACCTCACCTCGGGCTACTTTGGAACTTATCCCCCCAAACCTCCAG GCAAGTGTAGCCATGGAGGCCACTTCGACCAGAGCAGCTCGCAGCCCCCCCGGGGAGGCATCAACAAGGACAGCACATCGCCGGGCTTCTCCCCGCACCACACGCTGCACGCGCAGGCGGCACAGCTGGCCCTTCTCGCCTCCATCCAGGCCTTCAGCCTCCTGCGTAGCCGCCTGGGAGACAGCGGTTTCTCCAG GCTGCTGGACATCACCCCAGCCTCTGGCCTGAGCTTTGTGCTGGACACCACTGGCAGCATGGGTGAAGAGATCAACGCCGCCAAGATCCAGGCTCGCCACATCGCCGAGCAGCGGCGGGGGAGCCCCATGGAGCCGGCACACTACATACTAGTGCCTTTCCATGACCCGG GGTTCGGTCCAGTCTTTACAACCAGTGATCCTGACAGTTTCTGGCAACAGCTCAATGAGATCCACGCTTTAGGGGGTGGAGACGAGCCCGAGATGTGCCTGTCCGCGCTGGAG cTGGCCTTGCTGCACACGCCTCCACTCTCAGACATCTTCGTCTTCACGGACGCCTCCCCCAAGGACGCCTTTCTCACCAACCGGGTGGAATCGCTGACCCGGGAGCGGCGCTGCAGG GTGACGTTCCTGGTGACCGAAGACCCggcgcgggtgcagggccgagcTCGCCGTGAGGTCCTGTCCCCTCTGCGCTTTGAGCCCTATGAAGCAGTGGCCCTGGCTTCAGGCGGAGAGGTGATCTTCACCAAGGACCAGCACATTCGGGACGTGGCGGCCATTGTTGAGGAGAGCACTGCGGCGCTG GTGACTCTTCCACTGGAACCGCCTGCTGTGGTGCCTGGGAGGCCACTTGTGTTCAGTGTAGATGGGCTGCTCCAGAAAGTCACGGTCAGGATCCACGGGGAAGTCAGCAGCTTCCGGATCAGGAACCCTGAAG GGATCTTCCAGAGCCAGGAGGAAGGCACCGGCCCTCTAGGCCACACACGCCGTTTTGGCCAGTTCTGGATAGTGACCGTGAATGACCCCCCACGGACAGGGGCCTGGGAGATCCAGGTCACGGCTGAGGGCACACCCCGGGTGCGAGTGCAAG cccagactTCCCTGGACTTCCTCTTCCACTTTGGGATCCCCGTGGAGGACGGGCCCCATCCTGGCCTCTACCCGCTTACCCAGCCGGTGGCAG GTCTGCAGACTCAGCTGCTGGTAGAAGTGACGGGGCTGGGCTCCAACAGCAATGCTGGGGGCGCTCGGCCACATTTCTCCCATGCGCTCCTTCGAGGGGTCCCCGAGGGCACCGAGCTGGGCAGCGTGCGCTTGGAGCCCGTGGGACCCCCACAGCGAGGGCTCCTGGCCGCCGCACTGCCGCCCACGCTGGCATCCGCCGCCGGAGCCTTCTCTCTCGAGCTGGTCGGCCAGGACGGAGGGGGCCAGGGCCTGCGCAGGGCTGCCCCCCAGCCTTGTACTGTGGCGCCGGTCCTTTTGGAG CTCAGTGGGCCCCCGGATCTCTTGGCTCCGGGTAGCAGAGCACCGCTCAGCCTCCGCGTCGCCAGCTTCTCGGGCCCTCAGGATCTGGATCTCAGGACGTCTGTCTACCCCAGCTTCGCCCTCGCCTCCAATCTCTCCAG GGCTCATCTGGGAGTGAACGAGTCTGCCTGGGGACGCCTGTGGCTGCAGATCCCAGACTCAGCACCCCTAGACTCTGTGGTGACCGTAACTGTGGCTGCAGTGAGAAGAGATGGCGGCCCAGGGTCCCCGACCCACGCCTTCCTTAGGCTCCTGGTGCAGGCCAGGGCCCCGCAG gaCCAGCTCGCTGCCTCTGCCCATTCAGCTGACGCTGTCCGCCCCACGGCCGCCCCTAGCTTTCATCCCTCCCCTTGGGGGGCTCAGGGCAGCACTGGGGGAGGGATGGCCGACAACCCCTGGTGGGGCACGATCGGAGGGGTGCTGCTCCTGCTAGGAGTGGTCTCCTGGTGA
- the SAPCD1 gene encoding suppressor APC domain-containing protein 1 produces MGSWGPSGPPPVQAPYTVLLLPLETSRQDPGARSFFLWLQRMRALERQQDALWQGLQLLQRGRAWFEDRLREAQRQQLHLGALGEDFLTDPHLEPEGAWLAQIQKVNTCLQNLIQEKLSPRPLNRAGTSGPQHWKERPRKQNVGQPQEWPRQQRGVSRSEGQTAQPRCPRGRRAATRV; encoded by the exons ATGGGGAGTTGGGGGCCTAGTGGGCCGCCCCCAGTGCAGGCTCCCTACACGGTCCTGCTGCTGCCGCTGGAGACCAGCCGCCAGGATCCAGGCgcccggagcttcttcctttGG CTGCAGAGGATGCGGGctctggagaggcagcaggacgCCCTGTGGCAGGGGCTGCAGCTGCTCCAACGAGGCCGGGCCTGGTTTGAAGACCGCCTGAGGGAGGCCCAGCGACAGCAGCTGCATCTGGGGGCCCTTGGTGAG GATTTTCTAACAGACCCACACCTGGAGCCTGAGGGCGCCTGGTTAGCCCAGATTCAAAAAGTGAACACCTGTTTGCAGAATCTGATTCAGGAGAAG ctgtccccacgTCCACTGAACAGGGCTGGTACCAGCGGCCCCCAGCACTGGAAGGAGAGGCCAAGGAAGCAGAATGTGGGGCAGCCACAG gagTGGCCAAGGCAGCAGAGAGGAGTCAGCCGGTCCGAGGGGCAGACGGCTCAGCCCCGCTGCCCCCGGGGGCGGAGGGCCGCCACCCGGGTCTGA